A stretch of Lagopus muta isolate bLagMut1 chromosome 9, bLagMut1 primary, whole genome shotgun sequence DNA encodes these proteins:
- the LIPH gene encoding lipase member H: protein MLRLCVTFFCLLYGVKTDPKETCPAFTALSFSSALIGTDLQVKLMLYTRQNEDCAEELNSTASKYLDLSKKTTFIIHGYRPTGSAPVWITDLVHLLLSVEDMNVIVVDWNRGATTIIYSNASSNGKKVAEILKKFMDEMLMNGALLDSIHMIGVSLGAHISGLVGQMFDGQLGRITGNLPASRTAAHSNHCQLCFGLMAHAWFCVAGLDPAGPLYRGKPPSERLDPSDAQFVDVIHSDTDGLGYADTLGHIDFYPNGGTDQPGCPLTVFAGLKYFKCDHQRSVFLFMASLKKSCNITTYPCESYRSYRRGKCTSCETFQPMPCPILGYYAHEWKSHLTEQSHPVTTMYFDTADQEPFCLYHYFVDIVTWNKGTRRGTLSVVLADGTGKKAESKVNPEAAAFQQYNHLSLLVGFNQDFENVKRISVTFSTGSVIGPKFKLRILQMRFRSLTNPERPPLCRYDVVLTENAERSFRPIPCGERRGGAAPTAPTAAAAAAAAGG, encoded by the exons ATGCTGAGGCTGTGTGTCACGTTCTTCTGCCTTTTGTATGGGGTGAAAACAG ATCCCAAGGAGACATGTCCTGCTTTCACTGCGCTCAGCTTCAGCAGCGCCCTGATAGGGACCGACCTGCAAGTGAAGCTGATGCTGTACACCAGGCAGAACGAAGACTGCGCCGAAGAGCTCAATTCTACAGCCTCCAAGTATCTAGATCTCAGCAAGAAAACCACCTTCATTATCCACGGGTACCGGCCCACAGGCTCTGCCCCAGTCTGGATCACTGACCTGGTGCATCTCCTGCTTTCTGTAGAGGACATGAACGTCATCGTGGTGGACTGGAACCGAGGGGCAACTACTATCATCTACAGCAATGCTTCCAGCAATGGCAAGAAAGTTGCTGAGATTCTGAAGAAATTTATGGATGAAATGTTG ATGAACGGCGCGTTGCTTGACTCCATTCACATGATAGGAGTAAGCCTGGGAGCACACATCTCCGGCCTCGTGGGACAGATGTTTGATGGGCAGCTGGGAAGGATCACAGGTAACCTTCCTGCTTCCAGgactgctgctcacagcaatCATTgtcagctgtgctttgggctGATGGCACACGCATGGTTTTGCGTTGCAGGGCTTGACCCAGCAGGCCCCCTGTACAGAGGAAAGCCACCCAGCGAGAGGTTGGACCCCAGTGATGCACAGTTTGTTGATGTCATCCACTCGGACACCGATG GACTGGGCTACGCAGACACCCTCGGCCACATTGACTTCTACCCCAATGGTGGCACCGACCAGCCAGGCTGCCCTCTGACAGTATTTGCTG GATTGAAGTACTTTAAATGTGACCACCAGAGGTCTGTTTTCCTGTTCATGGCATCCCTGAAAAAGAGCTGCAATATCACCACGTACCCATGTGAGTCATACAGGAGCTACAGGAGGGGGAAATGTACCAGCTGCGAAACCTTCCAACCCATGCCATGCCCCATCCTAG GCTATTACGCCCACGAGTGGAAAAGCCATTTAACAGAGCAGAGCCACCCAGTGACAACCATGTATTTTGATACCGCGGACCAAGAGCCGTTTTGCT TATACCACTACTTTGTGGACATCGTGACGTGGAACAAAGGCACCAGGAGAGGCACGCTCAGCGTGGTGTTAGCTGATGGCACTGGGAAGAAGGCAGAATCCAAAGTTAACCC CGaagctgcagccttccagcagtACAACCACCTCAGTTTGCTCGTTGGATTCAACCAGGATTTTGAAAACGTAAAAAGGATTTCTGTGACGTTTTCCACAGGATCCGTCATTGGCCCCAAATTCAAACTCAGGATTCTCCAAATGAGGTTCCGCTCACTCACAAACCCAGAGAG GCCGCCGCTGTGCCGGTACGACGTGGTGCTGACGGAGAACGCGGAGCGCAGCTTCAGACCCATCCCTTGCGGCGAGCGGCGGGGAggagcagcaccaacagcaccaacagcagcggcggcagcggcggcagcGGGCGGCTGA
- the ANAPC13 gene encoding anaphase-promoting complex subunit 13 produces MGRSAAGRSESVGPPEAPRVPASRGVGRGTELPRRERMDSEVQRDGRILDLIDDAWREDKLPYEDVAIPLNELPEPEQDNGGTTESVKEQEMKWTDLSLQYLHENVPPTGN; encoded by the exons ATGGGGCGGAGCGCTGCTGGCCGCTCCGAGAGCGTTGGGCCGCCCGAAGCGCCGCGCGTCCCCGCGAGCCGGGGGGTTGGGAGGGGTACGGAGCTGCCTCGGAGGGAGAGGATGGACAGCGAGGTGCAGAGGGACGGCCGCATCCTGGACCTGATCGATGACGCGTGGCGGGAGGACAAACTGCCGTACGAGGACGTGGCCATCCCGCTG AATGAGCTCCCTGAACCAGAGCAAGACAATGGAGGTACAACGGAGTCTGTGAAAGAGCAAGAAATGAAGTGGACAGATTTGTCTCTGCAGTATCTCCATGAAAACGTCCCTCCCACGGGAAACTAA